The Eurosta solidaginis isolate ZX-2024a chromosome 4, ASM4086904v1, whole genome shotgun sequence genome includes a window with the following:
- the LOC137249106 gene encoding vanin-like protein 1: MSNLQKILIFLALVVEAQRTWQISLPSDPTYNAGVVEFIPGEGKGKRKTSHALPRMIEIIESDVTRNLDILVFPEYVLTDEEFRTFVPDPALKIAPCEVPDYDLFLTKLSCAVRSRKVYVVINLNEKVFCANDTTIVGRCDPSGLNTYNTNVVFDRQGRVISRYRKSHLYKYEWYSTTVLPESELAIFTTDFGVTFGHFICFDMLYWNPAEVLIKKRGLTDIIYPTYWFSELPFLVSVQLQEGWAFANDVNLLAADASKPSGRNGGSGIYAGRMGRLTAAIYEEPTTKVLTAKVPKRAQHNIQQMPNVIMPAFVPQISTPRFTKFDLLRDYNVDIFKTQLLPADFTSVKETVCYDSQFCCQFEAARTPIAWWSSAYTAYRYRISAFSGSHATHQRVDYADLKVCALFACTNDQLYSCGHIFPQNVSVGNKYYFSSLKVSGSFVQAPRRLIMPSSVDGALMPVPVHMYDWQEVESKNSTSITITLTHPKEDLLTFGIWGNYYTEKVSKHNFDPVWQPPKPVPPKKVMSSAAAFTAGGNKVCAILLLVTFIKSQLIM, encoded by the exons ATGTCGAACTTACAGAAGATTTTGATTTTTTTGGCGCTTGTGGTGGAGGCACAGCGTACTTGGCAG ATATCTCTACCAAGTGATCCCACCTACAATGCAGGCGTTGTTGAGTTTATACCAGGTGAAGGCAAAGGCAAACGCAAAACAAGTCACGCTTTACCACGCATGATAGAAATCATCGAGTCGGATGTCACGCGCAATCTAGACATACTCGTCTTTCCTGAATATGTTTTGACTGACGAAGAATTTCGCACCTTTGTGCCTGATCCAGCACTGAAGATCGCACCTTGTGAAGTACCCGATTATGATTTATTTCTTACCAAGTTATCCTGTGCAGTGCGTTCGCGTAAAGTTTATGTCGTTATAAATTTAAATGAGAAAGTCTTTTGTGCTAACGATACTACGATTGTGGGACGCTGTGATCCTAGTGGTTTAAATACGTACAACACAAATGTGGTATTTGATCGGCAGGGACGTGTGATATCACGTTATCGCAAGTCACATCTCTACAAGTATGAATGGTATAGCACAACAGTGCTACCAGAGTCTGAACTTGCTATATTTACCACCGATTTTGGTGTTACTTTCGGCCATTTTATTTGCTTCGATATGCTTTATTGGAACCCAGCAGAGGTTTTGATTAAAAAACGCGGTTTAACCGATATTATATATCCAACTTATTGGTTTTCCGAGTTGCCATTCCTTGTGTCCGTGCAGCTGCAAGAAGGTTGGGCATTTGCAAACGATGTAAACTTGCTTGCCGCCGACGCTAGTAAGCCTAGTGGACGTAATGGTGGTTCTGGCATCTATGCTGGTCGTATGGGACGTTTGACAGCAGCTATCTATGAGGAACCAACTACAAAAGTGCTCACCGCTAAAGTGCCTAAACGCGCGCAACATAACATTCAGCAGATGCCAAACGTTATCATGCCGGCATTTGTACCGCAAATTAGCACACCACGTTTTACTAAATTCGATCTACTACGTGACTACAATGTGGACATATTCAAGACACAGCTGTTGCCAGCTGATTTCACCAGCGTTAAAGAAACAGTTTGTTATGATAGTCAATTCTGTTGTCAGTTTGAGGCTGCACGCACTCCAATTGCATGGTGGTCTTCGGCTTATACGGCCTATCGTTATAGGATTAGTGCTTTTAGTGGCTCTCATGCCACACATCAGCGCGTTGACTATGCCGATTTAAAAGTGTGCGCTCTCTTTGCATGCACCAATGATCAGCTCTATAGTTGTGGGCAcatctttccgcagaatgtgtcCGTCGGCAATAAATACTATTTTAGCTCGTTAAAGGTGAGCGGCTCGTTTGTTCAAGCGCCACGTCGTCTCATTATGCCATCTAGCGTAGATGGTGCGCTAATGCCGGTGCCGGTGCATATGTATGATTGGCAAGAGGTGGAGAG caaAAACTCTACTAGCATAACCATCACCCTCACGCATCCGAAAGAGGACTTGTTGACCTTTGGCATTTGGGGCAACTATTATACTGAGAAAGTGAGCAAACATAATTTTGATCCAGTCTGGCAACCACCCAAACCTGTGCCACCTAAAAAAGTAATGAGTTCCGCTGCTGCATTTACAGCTGGTGGGAATAAAGTGTGCGCCATTTTGTTGCTGGTTACATTCATTAAgtctcagctgattatgtaa
- the LOC137247660 gene encoding vanin-like protein 1 translates to MQNIWSKLIFFVVTVGPQLAWQLSLPSDPTYKAGVVEFIPGEGQGYARVEDALPRMKAIIESNATRDLDILVFPEYVLNNVEARTFVPDPSLKISPCEIPDYDLFLTEISCAVRSRQVYVVMNLMEKVFCANDTSKVGTCDPSGLNSYNTNVVFDRQGRVISRYRKSHLYKYEWYSEKVMPQPEKAIFTTDFGVTFGHFICFDMLYWDPAQVLVKEHGVTEIIFPTYWFSELPFLMAVPLQEGWAFANDVNLLGADASKPSGQNGGSGIYAGRMGRLTAAMYEEPTTRVLTATVPKRSQRDKYRVPPVDAPAFKPQIRTPRLTKFDLLRDYNVDIFKTQLLPADFKNVKETVCYDNEFCCQFEATRVPIAGSSNFMDYRYRLGAFSGSHATHQRVDFADLKVCAVFACTNEELYSCGYIFPENDAVGNKFYFSSLKVSGSFAHAPRRLIMPLTVDGALMPLPLHMLDWQEVESSDATSITINLTSPKEDLLTFAIWGNYYTERVSKHNFDPVWQRSQTDQSTQTDQSAPKDDQTNSGASLYAGVNIIAIFLLGALINF, encoded by the exons ATGCAGAACATCTGGAGTAAATTGATTTTCTTTGTTGTCACAGTGGGACCACAGCTAGCTTGGCAG CTCTCTCTGCCAAGCGATCCCACATATAAAGCAGGCGTTGTTGAGTTTATACCAGGCGAGGGCCAAGGTTATGCCAGAGTCGAAGATGCTCTACCGCGCATGAAGGCAATCATCGAGTCGAATGCTACACGCGATCTAGACATACTCGTTTTTCCCGAATATGTTTTGAATAACGTAGAGGCGCGTACTTTTGTGCCTGATCCGTCGCTGAAGATCTCACCTTGCGAAATACCCGATTATGATTTATTTCTTACAGAGATATCTTGCGCTGTGCGTTCGCGTCAAGTTTATGTAGTTATGAATTTAATGGAGAAAGTATTTTGCGCTAACGACACTTCAAAAGTGGGAACTTGTGATCCCAGCGGTTTGAATTCATACAACACAAATGTGGTGTTCGATCGCCAAGGACGTGTGATATCACGTTATCGCAAGTCACATCTCTACAAGTATGAATGGTATTCTGAGAAAGTTATGCCACAGCCAGAAAAGGCCATATTCACCACTGACTTTGGTGTTACTTTCGGACATTTTATATGTTTTGATATGCTGTACTGGGATCCAGCACAGGTTTTAGTTAAAGAACACGGTGTTACCGAAATTATATTTCCAACTTATTGGTTTTCTGAGTTACCATTCCTCATGGCTGTACCACTTCAAGAGGGTTGGGCATTTGCTAATGATGTCAACTTGCTTGGCGCCGACGCTAGTAAACCTAGTGGACAAAATGGTGGTTCTGGCATCTATGCTGGTCGTATGGGACGTTTAACAGCGGCTATGTATGAGGAACCAACTACAAGAGTGCTCACCGCTACAGTGCCTAAACGCTCTCAGCGTGATAAATATCGTGTGCCACCAGTAGACGCACCCGCATTTAAGCCACAAATTCGCACGCCACGTCTAACCAAATTCGATTTGTTGCGTGACTACAATGTGGATATATTTAAGACGCAGCTGTTGCCCGCTGATTTTAAAAACGTTAAAGAAACAGTTTGTTACGATAATGAGTTCTGTTGTCAGTTTGAGGCTACACGCGTTCCGATCGCAGGCTCGTCAAATTTCATGGACTATCGCTATCGACTTGGCGCTTTTAGTGGCTCACATGCTACACACCAACGTGTTGATTTTGCTGATTTGAAGGTGTGCGCTGTGTTTGCATGTACCAATGAAGAATTATACAGTTGTGGCTATATATTTCCGGAAAATGACGCCGTTGGCAATAAATTCTACTTCAGTTCGTTGAAGGTGAGTGGCTCATTTGCGCACGCGCCACGTCGTCTTATTATGCCGTTGACCGTAGATGGTGCACTTATGCCATTGCCGCTGCATATGCTTGATTGGCAGGAGGTGGAGAG CTCCGACGCCACCAGTATCACCATTAACCTAACATCTCCGAAAGAGGATTTGTTGACATTTGCCATATGGGGTAATTACTATACAGAGCGAGTGAGTAAACATAATTTTGATCCAGTTTGGCAACGATCGCAGACAGATCAGTCCACACAAACAGATCAGTCCGCACCAAAAGACGATCAAACAAATTCAGGGGCATCATTATACGCTGGCGTAAATATAATAGCAATATTTTTGTTGGGAGctctaataaatttttaa
- the Nsun2 gene encoding tRNA (cytosine(34)-C(5))-methyltransferase gives MGRNRKSNPFAAKKRQKRENQGIDTRPVRQQPYEDIKRENEAFIKYYQLQNICPNEGEWEQFLAKLRENLPVTFRVTGFRGEANALLDIMKRELFTDYVDSVAELHGVSKDVVERPQQLPWYPDGLAYQLQLTRKDIRRSEPLFRLHNFLITETNAGSISRQEAVSMIPPLVLDVKPTDKVLDMCAAPGSKTAQLIEALHSSPDKHKIPPGFVVANDVDNNRCYMLVHQAKRLNSPCFVVTNHDSSFFPNLLQTEADGSKSILKFDKILCDVPCSGDGTLRKNPDIWMKWNLAQAYGLHGIQYRITRRGAEMLSVGGRLVYSTCSLNPIENEAVLQRIIADADGALEIVDAKHLVPGLKFNPGMTSWKLATKEVDQIFTSFEDVPEKYHTLIRPSMFPLPKEQIATIGLEKCMRVLPHLQDSGAFFVAVLEKRRQLPFEKNDPSALLEKPKPEVKLDENGQPVEEKNVPWGPQRKRRRLHGYKEDPYVFFEEEDADWDEIKSFLALDDTLNKRCLLTRCITDKKKNIYYCSEPIRDMVMLNEDNIKIINTGVKTFVRCENRHTTHPFRLAQEGLQTTNAFMGATRRIEISKEDLILLLNCTDPTKPPSTLQLAAETQERCKELGVGSCILKYQDTSLTLFLVGWRGSSSLRAYVDSNETVHVLRLLGADISKFEVNKYEKAKEAAAAAAAAVEAATAVAKEKAANENPDEIAAEGQIEKVNQDEVAVDEQSEKVNNDQVAPVAE, from the exons ATGGGACGCAACAGAAAATCGAATCCATTCGCTGCCAAAAAGCGTCAAAAGCGGGAGAAT CAAGGCATCGATACACGACCTGTGCGCCAGCAGCCGTACGAAGATATAAAGCGAGAAAATGAAGCGTTTATCAAATACtaccaactccaaaatatttgccCTAATGAAGGTGAATGGGAACAATTTCTGGCGAAACTACGCGAAAACTTACCTGTTACATTCCGTGTAACCGGCTTTCGTGGCGAAGCAAATGCGTTGCTCGACATAATGAAACGGGAATTATTTACGGATTATGTTGATAGTGTCGCTGAATTGCATGGCGTGTCGAAAGATGTGGTCGAACGCCCACAACAACTTCCTTGGTATCCCGATGGTTTGGCTTATCAATTACAACTAACCCGTAAAGACATACGACGTTCGGAGCCACTATTCCGTTTGCACAATTTCCTTATAACTGAAACTAATGCGGGTAGTATAAGTCGCCAGGAGGCTGTATCGATGATACCGCCACTCGTATTGGATGTAAAACCTACTGACAAAGTGTTGGATATGTGTGCAGCGCCGGGTTCGAAAACAGCACAATTGATTGAAGCGCTGCACAGTTCGCCAGATAAGCATAAAATACCGCCAGGATTTGTTGTGGCCAATGATGTGGATAATAATCGTTGTTATATGTTGGTGCACCAAGCGAAAAGGCTAAATTCGCCATGCTTTGTGGTGACCAATCATGATAGTAGCTTCTTTCCGAATTTGTTG CAAACGGAAGCAGATGGTAGCAAATCTATACTGAAGTTTGATAAAATACTATGCGATGTTCCCTGCTCCGGCGATGGTACATTGCGTAAGAATCCAGATATATGGATGAAATGGAATTTGGCACAAGCCTATGGTCTTCATGG CATTCAGTATCGCATTACACGTCGTGGTGCTGAAATGTTAAGCGTCGGCGGTCGCTTAGTCTATTCCACTTGCTCGCTCAATCCAATCGAGAATGAGGCTGTGCTACAACGTATAATTGCTGATGCCGATGGTGCTTTGGAAATTGTAGATGCTAAGCATTTAGTACCAGGTTTAAAATTCAATCCTGGTATGACCAGTTGGAAGTTAGCTACAAAAGAAGTTGATCAAATATTCACCAGCTTCGAAGATGTGCCTGAAAAATATCATACACTTATAAGACCCAGTATGTTTCCCTTGCCTAAGGAGCAAATTGCAACAATTGGTTTGGAAAAATG TATGCGCGTACTACCACATTTACAAGATTCAGGTGCCTTTTTTGTCGCTGTCCTAGAAAAGCGTCGTCAGCTGCCATTTGAGAAGAACGATCCGTCAGCGCTACTCGAAAAACCCAAACCTGAAGTAAAATTAGATGAAAACGGTCAACCAGTAGAAGAAAAAAATGTGCCATGGGGACCACAACGTAAACGCCGTCGTCTTCATGGCTACAAAGAGGACCCTTATGTGTTCTTTGAAGAAGAAGACGCAGATTGGGACGAAATAAAATCATTCTTAGCTCTCGATGACACACTCAATAAGCGCTGTTTGCTCACACGTTGCATCACAGATAAGAAAAAGAATATATATTACTGTTCTGAGCCCATACGCGATATGGTGATGCTCAATGAGGATAACATTAAGATTATAAATACAGGTGTGAAAACATTTGTGCGTTGTGAAAATCGCCATACAACGCATCCATTTCGTTTGGCACAGGAAGGCTTGCAGACAACAAATGCTTTTATGGGTGCTACAAGGCGTATTGAAATCTCTAAAGAAGATCTAATTTTATTGCTCAATTGCACAGATCCAACAAAGCCGCCGTCCACGTTACAGCTGGCAGCGGAAACACAAGAGCGCTGCAAAGAATTGG GTGTTGGTAGCTGCATTTTAAAATATCAAGATACTTCTCTCACACTGTTTCTGGTTGGGTGGCGTGGTTCATCAAGTCTCCGCGCATATGTGGATTCAAATGAAACCGTGCACGTTTTAAGACTGCTGGGCGCGGATATAAGCAAGTTTG AAGTCAACAAATATGAAAAGGCTAAGGAAGCTGCGGCTGCAGCTGCAGCTGCGGTGGAAGCGGCTACTGCAGTCGCTAAAGAGAAGGCTGCGAACGAGAATCCTGATGAAATTGCTGCGGAAGGGCAGATTGAGAAAGTAAACCAGGACGAGGTGGCTGTGGATGAGCAGAGCGAGAAAGTAAACAATGACCAGGTAGCCCCCGTTGCCGAGTAA